A part of Antechinus flavipes isolate AdamAnt ecotype Samford, QLD, Australia chromosome 6, AdamAnt_v2, whole genome shotgun sequence genomic DNA contains:
- the LRRC4C gene encoding leucine-rich repeat-containing protein 4C, with product MLNKMTLHPQQMMIGPRFNRALFDPLLVVLLALQLLVVAGLVRAQTCPSVCSCSNQFSKVICVRKNLREVPDGISTNTRLLNLHENQIQIIKVNSFKHLRHLEILQLSRNHIRTIEIGAFNGLANLNTLELFDNRLTTIPNGAFVYLSKLKELWLRNNPIESIPSYAFNRIPSLRRLDLGELKRLSYISEGAFEGLSNLRYLNLAMCNLREIPNLTPLIKLDELDLSGNHLSAIRPGSFQGLMHLQKLWMIQSQIQVIERNAFDNLQSLVEINLAHNNLTLLPHDLFTPLHHLERIHLHHNPWNCNCDILWLSWWIKDMAPSNTACCARCNTPSNLKGRYIGELDQNYFTCYAPVIVEPPADLNVTEGMAAELKCRASTSLTSVSWITPNGTVMTHGAYKVRIAVLSDGTLNFTNVTLQDTGMYTCMVSNSVGNTTASATLNVTAATTTPFSYFSTVTVETMEPSQDEARTTENNVGPTPVIDWETTNVTTSLTPQSTRSTEKTFTIPVTDINNGIPGIDEVMKTTKIIIGCFVAITLMAAVMLVIFYKMRKQHHRQNHHAPTRTVEIINVDDEITGDTPIESHLPMPAIEHEHLNHYNSYKSPFNHTTTVNTINSIHSSVHEPLLIRMNSKDNVQETQI from the coding sequence ATGTTGAACAAGATGACCTTACATCCACAGCAGATGATGATAGGTCCTAGGTTTAACAGGGCCCTATTTGACCCCCTGCTTGTGGTGCTCCTGGCTCTCCAACTCCTAGTGGTGGCCGGTCTGGTGAGGGCCCAAACCTGTCCTTCTGTATGCTCCTGCAGTAACCAGTTCAGCAAGGTCATCTGTGTGCGGAAAAATCTCAGAGAGGTCCCTGACGGCATCTCTACCAACACGCGGCTCCTGAATCTCCACGAGAATCAGATTCAGATCATCAAGGTGAACAGCTTCAAACACCTGAGGCATTTGGAGATCCTCCAGCTGAGCAGGAATCACATCCGTACCATTGAAATCGGGGCCTTCAATGGTTTGGCAAACCTCAACACTTTGGAGCTCTTTGACAATCGGCTGACCACCATTCCAAATGGGGCTTTTGTATACCTGTCTAAACTGAAGGAACTCTGGCTGCGAAATAACCCCATTGAAAGCATCCCTTCTTATGCTTTTAACCGAATCCCGTCTTTGCGCCGGTTGGACTTAGGAGAGTTGAAGAGGCTTTCGTACATCTCCGAAGGGGCCTTTGAAGGTCTCTCCAACTTGAGGTATCTGAACCTTGCCATGTGCAACCTGCGGGAAATCCCAAACCTCACGCCGCTCATCAAGTTGGATGAGCTGGATCTTTCTGGGAACCATTTGTCCGCCATTAGGCCGGGCTCTTTCCAGGGTTTGATGCACCTGCAGAAATTGTGGATGATCCAGTCACAGATCCAGGTGATTGAAAGGAATGCATTTGATAACCTTCAGTCACTGGTAGAGATCAATCTGGCACACAATAATCTGACCTTACTGCCTCACGACCTCTTCACGCCCCTCCATCACCTCGAGAGGATCCACCTGCATCACAACCCTTGGAACTGCAACTGTGACATTCTGTGGCTCAGCTGGTGGATAAAGGACATGGCGCCCTCAAATACTGCATGCTGTGCCCGCTGCAATACGCCCTCCAACCTGAAAGGGAGGTATATCGGGGAATTGGATCAGAATTATTTTACCTGTTACGCTCCTGTGATTGTTGAGCCTCCCGCGGACCTCAACGTCACAGAGGGCATGGCGGCAGAACTCAAGTGTCGGGCTTCCACCTCCCTGACCTCCGTCTCTTGGATTACTCCCAATGGGACGGTCATGACTCACGGAGCCTACAAGGTCCGGATTGCTGTGCTCAGCGATGGCACATTAAATTTTACTAATGTAACTCTACAAGATACAGGCATGTATACATGCATGGTGAGTAACTCTGTTGGGAATACCACAGCTTCAGCCACCCTGAATGTGACCGCAGCCACCACTACCCCATTCTCGTATTTTTCCACCGTTACCGTAGAGACTATGGAACCTTCTCAGGACGAGGCTCGGACCACGGAGAACAATGTGGGGCCCACCCCGGTCATTGACTGGGAGACCACCAATGTGACCACCTCTCTCACGCCCCAGAGCACAAGGTCCACCGAAAAAACATTCACCATCCCTGTGACCGATATAAACAATGGCATCCCGGGAATCGATGAGGTGATGAAAACCACGAAGATTATCATTGGTTGCTTTGTGGCCATCACGCTCATGGCAGCCGTGATGCTGGTCATCTTCTACAAGATGCGGAAACAGCATCATCGGCAAAATCACCACGCCCCCACGCGGACTGTTGAGATCATTAATGTGGATGATGAGATTACAGGGGACACACCCATAGAGAGCCACTTGCCCATGCCTGCTATAGAACATGAGCACCTAAATCACTATAACTCTTACAAATCTCCCTTCAACCACACAACAACAGTTAACACAATAAACTCAATACACAGTTCAGTGCATGAACCGTTGTTGATTCGAATGAACTCAAAAGACAATGTACAAGAGACTCAAATCTAA